The DNA window CTCAGATCCAGCGCGCGCAGCATGCCGGCGTTTTCCAGGTGCGGCAGGCATTTCTCCAGCGCCGCCAGCTCGGCTTTGGCGTCTTTGTCGCCGCCTTTGGCTTTCTTCTGCACGCGGTGGATAGCGCGCTCGCAGGTGTCCAGGTCAGACAGCGCCAGCTCGGTGTTGATCACGTCGATGTCTTCGGCCGGATCGACCTTGTTGTTGACGTGAATGATGTTGTCGTTCTCGAAGCAGCGCACCACGTGGCCGATGGCTTCGGTTTCGCGGATGTTGGTCAGGAACTGGTTGCCCAGGCCTTCACCCTTGGACGCGCCTTTCACCAGGCCGGCGATGTCGACGAATTCCATGGTGGTCGGCAGAATGCGCTGCGGCTTGACGATCTCGGCCAGCTTATCCAGACGCGGATCGGGCATCGGCACCACACCGGTGTTCGGTTCAATGGTGCAGAACGGGAAGTTGGCTGCTTCAATGCCCGCTTTGGTCAACGCGTTGAACAGGGTGGATTTGCCTACGTTGGGCAGGCCGACGATACCGCATTTGAATCCCATGTTGTAATCACCTTAAATATCTTAACTATCAGCCGGTTAGATTTAATCGACTGCATAAAGGGCAAAATAATGCCGCCATTATACACGTAATGGGCGTTTATCTCGATCAGACTTGTTTGGCCGGGGCGAGCGCTGCGCGGGCGACCGGTTTTTGATTGAGATTTGGATCACATTTACCCATACTGGCTGTTCCGTTCAACCGACAGGAACCGCGCCGGATGTATTTCTTGCCTACGCCACCCTGAGCTGTACCCGCCTGCAGTCTGCCGCGCCTTGCGGTACTCCATACCCGCTACGCGGGGAGATGATGTCATCTGTCATAAGTGAATAATGCATGTTTAACCTGAGTAACGTCAGGATCGCGGACGTTAAAAATGAAGTCCTGGCGGGCTTTGTGGTGGCGGTTTCGATGATCCCCGAGGCGGTCGGCTTTTCGCTGGTCGCCGGTCTTTCGCCGATCGTCGGTTTGCATACCGCGTTTATTATCGGCCTGGTCACGGCGCTGTTCGGCGGCAAGCCTGGCATGGTTTCCGGCGCCGCCGGCTCCATTGTGGTGGTGCTGATGAGCCTGGCGGCGCAGTACGGCATGGGCTACGTGCTGTGGGCCACGCTGTTTGCCGGGGGGATCCAAATCCTGATCGGCGCCTTTCGGCTGGGCAAGTTCATTCGTCTGGTGCCGCTGCCGGCGATCCACGGCTTCGTCAATGGTCTGGCGATCGTCATCATGCTGGCGCAATTGAAGATGATCGCCGGGCAGGGGCCGCTGATGTACGGCCTGGTGGCGCTGGCGATTGCGGTGGTGGTGCTGTTCCCGCGCCTGACCAAAGCCATTCCGTCTTCGCTGGCGGCGCTGCTGGTGGTTTCGGCGTTGGCGATCGGTCTCAATCTGCACACGCTGCGGGTGGGCGATCTAGCGGACATTTCCGGCGCGCT is part of the Serratia marcescens genome and encodes:
- the ychF gene encoding redox-regulated ATPase YchF gives rise to the protein MGFKCGIVGLPNVGKSTLFNALTKAGIEAANFPFCTIEPNTGVVPMPDPRLDKLAEIVKPQRILPTTMEFVDIAGLVKGASKGEGLGNQFLTNIRETEAIGHVVRCFENDNIIHVNNKVDPAEDIDVINTELALSDLDTCERAIHRVQKKAKGGDKDAKAELAALEKCLPHLENAGMLRALDLSDEDKAAIKYLSFLTLKPTMYIANVNEDGFENNPYLDTVRKIADAEGSVVVAVCAAVESDIAELEDEDRDEFMAELGLEEPGLNRVIRAGYELLNLQTYFTAGVKEVRAWTIPVGATAPQAAGKIHTDFEKGFIRAQTIAFDDFITYKGEQGAKEAGKMRSEGKDYIVKDGDVMNFLFNV